A region of the Lytechinus pictus isolate F3 Inbred unplaced genomic scaffold, Lp3.0 scaffold_20, whole genome shotgun sequence genome:
GGTTTGTAACGGTTCGTAAAATCACTGAATTACTATATGTCAATTTGGTATAAAACAGTTgcaaatgatatgaaaaaaataagtcccTGCTATGGGAattaaagagaagaaaaattgTTTCACAGTATCTCACTTTTGAGTATAATGCATAATTTTGAGATTGAGCCGTGTTAAGTGCATGACTGTGAATGCAGCTAGAAAACACTTCTTTCATCGGAAAAGACGTAAACGTTGGTCCAGTgcataggagagtcacaacttatgcacgttaaaaccaaacACTATTCGTCTAAGAGTAGGGTATGTACTCCGTGTCTTTGCTCTTGCTGGTCCATGGGAAAATCTCAAGAGTGCGTTAATACACCAGGAttaagttaaaggtcaagtccacctcagaaaatgttgatttgaatcaatagagaaaatcagacatgcacaatgctgaaaatttcatcacaatcggatgtaatataagaaagttatgacatttcaaagttttcgcttatttttaccaaaatagttatgtgaacgagccagttacatccaaatgagagagtcgatgatgtcatttactcactatttcttttgttttttattgtttaaattatgcaatatttcaatttttacaaatttgacgattaggacctccttgcctgaaccacaaaatgttaaaataatggaattcgacgtgttcagggaggaatgaaacttcatttcaaatgacaatgacgagaaaataaaaatatttcatatttcatataataaaataccaaataaatagtgagtgagtgatgtcatcagttccctcatttgcatacttaccgagatgtgcatataactgttttgtgaaatgaaggaaacttaaaaatgtcataactttcttattttacatccgactttgatgaatttttcagtgttatgtttgttgaatttttttctttttattcaaatcaagtgattgttggggtggacttgtcttttaaataaatcaaataaaataaaataaatcaaatcaaagttgTAGCACGTTTCCGTGTTCCAgacgatgtaaaatattacaagCAACCATGATCCCGGTATTGCCATATTAATTtgtctcccatagactttagtAACACAGAAATATTTCCATGATGGTACTCTACACTAATATGATTATGAACTAATGATACACTCTtgaaaatgttgggcaacacaCCGTCCACACAAAAATTCGTTAAAACTTAATATCCAAATCTGGGCAGTTTTAAActaataatgtgtgctttgggtgaaaactacaacacggtattggttgaaaactacccagagttggatatattttttaaccaattgttatGTGGAcaatatgttgcccaacatcTTAAGGGTATAATATAATTCTTTTTGACAGTTTCACGCTTCTCAAACGGTTTTTATCGATCTTGACACACAGCTAAAGTATAGGAGACGTTGATGCTTTTTCCGTTCGTAGACAAGAGGATTTACCGAAACCACAGACTCacgtgtcgtggtctagtgttAAAATGCATTGGCGTTCATATAGCCAAAAGGCtcaggttcgattcccggcggaGACATTTCTCAGccttgagaaaaaaatcaaaatggtaAAATTAGCCCTGAGGGAACATGAGCACAaactctatttaaaaaaaaattgttatcattGTTCCTTTCTAATCggtggcattttttttttcattttgtaatgtgAGTATAGAAGAATGGTAGGCTTAGCTTTGACAAAGGTTCCCAAGACCTCTCTACCTATCTGGAcatttccctctctctctctctccctctctctctttctctctctctctctatctctttgtGGGGATGTTTCTGTCGGGATGCAAAACCTGCCGAAACCCTGCCTGCAACtttaccactagaccacagagacaaGTTCGTGGCTCTTTTGAAACTGGTATTGACTGTCGGATATACCACAGACCGACAAAGACATGACATAAGCCAACGTGTCCAAGCTGGACCTAAGCGTATAGAAACGACTCCGGTCAGTTACTTTTCGGCTTCATCAGTAGAAGGAAGAACGCTCTTGGGAACCTTGATTAAAAGCTCCGCCCATCAGGATTGTTCTctatttacatttttcattGTACATGATAATGAAACTTATACAGATATAAAAATAGGTGTCTCCAGCAAGGTAGAGAAAAGATGTGATATAGAAAATACCTCTTAGATGATCACGAAAACTGGAAAAGGTCATGAACCATgaagaaagacaaaaacaaagagTAAACAAGCGGTACCATCTTTACatcgtcttgccccccccccccccccaccattcaGATTACCGTTATCCCAATTTTGGTGATAATCACGATATGATCGATGGTCGTGAttacattgatgatgatgaccggTACGTGATGGCGGcaatgacgacgacgacgatgatgatgaatgtaatgaatattatttttctctctcaacCACAGGCACCGGAAGCGGATATACTGTGTGGGTAATCGATACCGGCGTCAGTGATACCCACTACAACTTTGGTGGTCGTGCTTCCCAAGTGGTAAACTACGCAGGTGGTTCAAATGTAAGCACTTCAGTCATCAAATAATGGAAAGTCTTTGCTTAGCGACATACCGGAATTCAAGAAGAGACAAAACTgtccgtcaaatgacaatgaacaccTGGgaagcctttgtcgaaaattggtgatcCGGAACGGCGGTTTTGTCCTGCACTATACAGAGCTGGAAAAAATTGCTGAATCGCAAGAACTTAAACGCTGTTTTGATTTACAATTTTCGGCAATAGCCTCTCttttgttctttgtcatgaaggggaTTTGATAATACATTTTCTCTGTTCTAAAATCCTCCGTACGTCGACGAGCGAATACTCCCTAATGTCTTTTGAGAAATAATGTAgaactgtaggcctatacttaatATTCGAGAGAATTTTAAGCTGTTCTTCTTGTTGTTAACACCAAAGCATTTTATTGCCTAGCGAGGATTTCctttaaactacatgtatataatttgcTGTCATTGTATTTTATGTATACATGTTGCATTATAATATAGATATTAACAATTCAGAGTGAGACGCGTAGAATGAATTTGGCTACTTTTAGATCGCAATCCCTTTTAGATAGCATGtgatgtttcataaaaaaaactttgttatttgcaTCAGATTGTTTTTTAATACCTGTTAGATATTACCTAAGTGCCTCTCTAATAACCCGAATTTTACACAAAATTAATGGCAGTAAAAAAAACTGTGTTCCAAGTTTCGAACGTGAATAACCGTTTATAATTGACGAAATAACAAAGGCAATATGTAGTCACACGAATCAACCATAAacgaataattttgaaattgtcTTGCTTTAAATAAGGGTTTACACAGACTTCGTATCCAAGATTTAGTTCCTTCAAGAAACTAAAACAatgttacatgtatttgaatatgtaaaGTACAATTCCCAGtggaaaatgctgaaaatttctttaaaaactgaTACCAATATATGAAGTTATcggattttcaatttcataataATGCGTGCCGAAATGGATAGAAAATAGGTGGACCGacgatgtcatgtccccacgtTCCTTTTCTTTAATAGTTTACCGCaagaaatcaaatttatttcatatttctttctttcttttttttatttatttatttgccaCTCGTGGGATGGAACACACTATCAGCAAATACTGTTTTTCGTAGTGTGTAAAAAgggctttttattttcttgattttacaGTCGGATTGTAACGGACATGGAACCCACTGCGCTGGGACAGTTGGCTCCAATACCTATGGTGTCGCGACGGGTGTAACTATCAAGGGAGTCAAAGTCTTAAACTGTTTTGGATCGGGTACCAACAGCGGTGTTATCTCAGGTAAGCTATGCTGAATTACATGCAAAGTGTTGACGACAAAAGATTTGTGATGTGATAGTAATACACCAATACAATaccttaatttgtttaatccAATACATCGCAATCCAAGACATATTATACAACTAATGCATGCACAATAAAGTTGCTCAATTCGATAATAATTgcccggaatatatatatatatatatatagacattatgttacccaacattttaagtgtgtataaCTACATCAGGGAGCTCCATGATTACACAacattttaaattgcatttggcAAGAGTCATCATCAAAGTATCAAGATCTAGCTTTGCTAAATAAACTCGTAccttttcatcaataaaaaaagtcatctacatgtactacaaTCTCTGGACAAAGCAAGGCTTTGGTAATGCTGTTTGGGGTGTGTTCAAATTAGTTTGTTTATCAGAGCAAACGAATGTCATATTGAGAtcagtctccccccccccccttccaaacaACTTTATCAGTTTTCCCCATGACACGAATTTAAGCGTTAGAACGTTTTTGTCACCCAGGGGTGGATTATGTAAGGTACTATAGCGGAAACTCTGACATTGCTTCAATGTCACTGGGAGGAGGGATCTCAACAGCTTTAGACACTGCTGTCGGGAATCTTATTTCTTCTGGGGTTCCAACCGCCGTGGCTGCTGGTAATGATGATGCCAATGCCTGCCTCTATTCTCCTGCACGTGTTTCGACGGTAAGTTCAACCAATCCAAGACCTAGGAGCGAACATGGAATACAAGCGTTTGACCCTTGCaatgttcttattttttttcctacgaGTATACCCCCATGTAGAAATCAGAACCCtcaattcattttctttgcttgcTGGAATGATTATGGTCGGAAACAAATTCTTGAAAGGGGGCTAATTTCTGTACCTATGCACTCCTCATTCCATTTAAAAGGGAATCCAACTCATTGGATTTTTGAGAGGGGTGAAAAATATCAGAATCATggaatttttgaagaaatcagaCAGGCAATAAAAAACTTATGgctgtttcaaaattttgatccATAAGACTATGTCCATTTGGAGTTAGCAACTGTGTAGATTATGACATGTGGTAGGAATCTGTACTtgattatcagggatttgtgatTTTATCCCGAGTACTAAATCTCTTGGGGCGCAGTGATCAAAATATAACCAGGTAGCATATTGcataatgtcctcatgaaaaatataatttgaagtaaaaccaTTTTTGATTTTagacattttatgtattggagaaAAAGGAAGCATTGTTCTTACCTTCTGACATTATGATATCTTGATTTTAAAAGTCTGAAGCCAATTTGTCCCCATGGGTAGGCCTGGTCTATTTCTACAACTTTTAACAACTCAAAACtctcttattgtttgtccgttATTGTTCAGTCTTTCAACTATCTCCTTTTCCCTTGAAAACATTCCCCTGTTAACAGGTACAcacttaaaatagttgggcaagaATATGccaaacttttaaccaacctGGGCAACCGatactgtccacacaattggttaaaatctgtccaaattgggtaatacaaactaataattgggtaaaaaaattgctcaattggataatattTGCCCAGagtacacatatatatatatatatatatatatatataataagacatcagaaatgcgaaacaaattcacgagtaatgcagtttttgaagtgccaacaattaagttcttttattcactcttatattcactttttatatatatatatatatgtatatatatatatatttatcaacatacattacccaacacagtggacagtatgttgcccaacattttaattGTGTATATGCAGTTACCATGTCTACACTCATACCATTGGTTATtccgaaatgaaagaaaggcTATCGAAACATAAATGCGTCATCGACGAATCATGATTAGTATTTGCAACAAAACGTAATGTAGTTTATTATTCGCTTCGATTTTCTCGAATGCAATGTAAtgtctacatatatatatatatatatatatatacatacacacacacatatatatatatacatgtatatcaaacaaATTAACGTTAGCACAGCTATTACTCTGAATTGTCAAGATGTTAACAGGCAAGTGTTCGAAAAGAGAAAAGTTTCACTTTGTTGATGGCTCGCTCTTGTTTCTGATTAAAAGAAGTTGAAGCGTAGCTCACTTTGCCATTGTGCACAATTTAATTGTTTCTAGATGCTCTGAGCCTTAGTATACATGTTATGTATATTGCCATCTTCGTTTTAAATTGGAGTGATTTTTGGGGGGAATTCAAAATTTCAGGCAATCACAGTTGGAGCTACAGATGGTAGCGACTATCGTTCCTATTTCTCCAACTACGGCAGCTGCGTAGACATCTTTGCTCCAGGTTCTTCTATCACGTCTACTTGGCATACGTCTAATACAGCAACCAATACCATCAGTGGAACTTCGATGGCCTGTCCTCATGTTGCTGGTAAGCCCCACGTTTTTCCATTATAGTCAGACTGCAGATCCTAATGCTGATGAGCAAATGGAGCAAGATTTATCAAAATCCTATCGTGGATAAATTCAGCTCCCTGCAAATTCTCGtaaattgtgagactttctttctcaaaaatTATACCTTCAGGAAAATGGTTTATTCTTGCCCAAAATAAAGAGTAAATGTCACTCTCTTATCttggttatttcttttgaataaaatattttgataaataagaaaatttcaGGTCGAAAAAATAGCttaaacagaattttcttcccctGTTTTCTCTTGAAAATTGTGTAAAACTTTTTGTTTTGGGCACAAGTACTATTC
Encoded here:
- the LOC135157838 gene encoding aqualysin-1-like, with the translated sequence MHVFLALMFVAAATAELAPLLENSEPIPGKYIIKLRDDFNIDEIASTVRLSGGKVGNLFRNVLHGFAAELSDEVLDIVRGLRAVEYVEQDGVYRTQVTWGLDRIDQRNLALDNNYSPRGTGSGYTVWVIDTGVSDTHYNFGGRASQVVNYAGGSNSDCNGHGTHCAGTVGSNTYGVATGVTIKGVKVLNCFGSGTNSGVISGVDYVRYYSGNSDIASMSLGGGISTALDTAVGNLISSGVPTAVAAGNDDANACLYSPARVSTAITVGATDGSDYRSYFSNYGSCVDIFAPGSSITSTWHTSNTATNTISGTSMACPHVAGAIALYSKSTSVMLTNASSGKISDVGTNSPNKLLYVG